From the genome of Aquiluna borgnonia:
GTTGAGGCGGCAGAGGCTGTCGTGGAGGACCCTGCAAAGGATGAGGATTTGGATTTGGCCACCGAGGTTGTGGCTCTTCCATCTGATTTAGTGGTGCTCAGCGACGACGACGATGACATTCCGGTTCAGAACCTAACCATCTCCGGAGCGACAGCGGACCCGGTCAAGGACTACTTGAAGCAAATCGGCAAGGTCGCCCTGCTGAATGCCGAGCTCGAGGTAGAGCTTGCAAAGCGCATTGAGGCGGGCTTGTTTGCCGAGGAGCGCCTCGCCACCGCAAAGAGCCTCTCTCCTGCTGAGCGCAGAGATCTGTCATGGGTGGTCAAAGACGGTGCTCGAGCCAAAAGTCACCTGCTAGAGGCAAACCTTCGCCTGGTTGTTAGCCTCGCAAAGCGCTACACGGGTAGGGGCATGCAATTCCTTGACTTGATTCAAGAGGGTAACCTCGGTCTAATTCGTGCTGTAGAGAAGTTCGACTACACCAAGGGTTACAAATTCTCAACCTACGCAACCTGGTGGATTAGGCAGGCCATCACTCGCGCCATGGCGGACCAGGCTAGAACCATTCGTATCCCTGTTCACATGGTGGAGGTAATCAACAAGCTGGCCAGGGTTCAGCGCCAGCTGCTTCAAGATCTAGGCCGCGAGCCAACCCCAGAGGAATTGGCTGCCGAACTTGACATGACCCCGGAAAAGGTTGTCGAAGTTCAGAAGTACGGGCGTGAGCCAATTTCTCTTTCCACGCCGCTTGGTGAAGATGGCGACAGTGAGTTTGGGGACCTGATTGAGGACACCGAGGCTGTCGTGCCTGCCGATGCTGTTGGTTTCACCATGTTGCAGCAGGAGCTTGAGAGGGTTCTAGATTCGCTTCACCCCAGAGAGGCCGGAGTTATCAGGTCTCGCTTTGGGCTTGGAGATGGAGTGCAGATGACTCTCGACCAGATTGGTGAGAAGTTCGGCGTTACCCGCGAGCGTATTCGTCAGATTGAATCTAAGACCATGTCGAAACTGCGTCACCCGTCTCGTTCGCAACTACTGCGCGACTATCTAGATAGCTAATGCGCACAATCCTGGCCATGGCGGCCGGCAAGACCCTGCGGTTTTTGCTCCGTCGGGTAAGGCGCGGGGGTGGTTCTGCACTGCCAGGGACTTTGGCCTACAAGATTCAACCCCTGCTGTTAGAAAATGCCATCGCATCGGCCCCGCTCGGCCTGGTCGTTGTCAGTGGTAGTGCGGGTAAGTCCTCGACAACGAAGATTCTCGTTGAGCTGCTTAGGGCTCACGGCCTCAAGGTTTTTACTAATCCATCGACCGCAAACATCCGGCAGGGCTTCTACGCGGCAATTTTGCAGTTTGCCGACCTCAGGGGGCGGATCGATGCCGACATAGTTGTGATGGAGTGGGATGAGGGTCACGGGGCTGCTTTCTCTCAGACCCTCAAACCCAGACTTGCCGTTTTGACTAACGTCCTATCCGATCAGCTCGATAGATTCATTGATCCTGTTTACGTGGTCGAAAAGCTCGCGACCATTGCGGGCAATTCCAGCCAAATTGTTTTCAATCGAGATGACAAAAACCTGAGTCAGTTCGCTGCTTCTCACCCAAATAGTCTCGGCTTTGGGCTGGGGGAGGAGCTAGTCAAAATTGGCCCGGACTACGCCCTGAATTTTGGCGAACATCCTGAACTTTCCAGGGATTGTCTTGTCGAATCAGCCACCGATGGGCAGCTCGAGCTTCGAGTCAAGGGCAGACTTGTGAAACTGTCGGGTGACTATGAGAGTCTTCCGAACGCCTTGAATACTGCAGCGGCTGTGCTGGCGGCTAGTGAGCTCACCTCACTTGACTTCGCCAAGGTGGTTTCCACCATTGAAACCCTTCCGCCGGTATTCGCTAGGGATGAGAATGCAATCATCAGGGGGCGAAAGGTCAGATTGATGCTGGTTCAAA
Proteins encoded in this window:
- a CDS encoding RNA polymerase sigma factor, which encodes MIATVSKATAKATKPKAKAKGGVEAAAEDEVDLEDEVDIESVEDIVAEVVEAAEAVVEDPAKDEDLDLATEVVALPSDLVVLSDDDDDIPVQNLTISGATADPVKDYLKQIGKVALLNAELEVELAKRIEAGLFAEERLATAKSLSPAERRDLSWVVKDGARAKSHLLEANLRLVVSLAKRYTGRGMQFLDLIQEGNLGLIRAVEKFDYTKGYKFSTYATWWIRQAITRAMADQARTIRIPVHMVEVINKLARVQRQLLQDLGREPTPEELAAELDMTPEKVVEVQKYGREPISLSTPLGEDGDSEFGDLIEDTEAVVPADAVGFTMLQQELERVLDSLHPREAGVIRSRFGLGDGVQMTLDQIGEKFGVTRERIRQIESKTMSKLRHPSRSQLLRDYLDS
- a CDS encoding MurT ligase domain-containing protein, encoding MRTILAMAAGKTLRFLLRRVRRGGGSALPGTLAYKIQPLLLENAIASAPLGLVVVSGSAGKSSTTKILVELLRAHGLKVFTNPSTANIRQGFYAAILQFADLRGRIDADIVVMEWDEGHGAAFSQTLKPRLAVLTNVLSDQLDRFIDPVYVVEKLATIAGNSSQIVFNRDDKNLSQFAASHPNSLGFGLGEELVKIGPDYALNFGEHPELSRDCLVESATDGQLELRVKGRLVKLSGDYESLPNALNTAAAVLAASELTSLDFAKVVSTIETLPPVFARDENAIIRGRKVRLMLVQNPTSFQLNLDKLNTTPTPLMLMAGRDIHDPSWLWTVDFSKLSKVDVVGGFNAYELALRLFSAGVQVSQVIPEIDKANEAFLRLEGDSATILFSADAMRRTRRYLGLAK